A genomic region of Dactylococcopsis salina PCC 8305 contains the following coding sequences:
- a CDS encoding phosphoglycerate kinase — MAKKTIASLSETDVSGKRVLVRADFNVPMNPQGEITDDTRIRAALPTIKDLIQKNAKVILCSHMGRPKGEVKEKLRLTPVAERLSQLLEQEVVKCDDCIGDAVKQKIDGLQNSQVALLENLRFHSEEEANDPEFSKQLAANADVYVNDAFGTAHRAHASTEGVTKHLSPCVGGYLIEKELDYLKKAVENPQRPFAAIIGGSKVSSKIGVIETLIEKCDKLIIGGGMIFTFFKARGMSVGNSLVENDKLDLAKSLEAKAKEKGVEIIFPTDVIIADNFAEDANTQTVTVENIPNSWMGLDIGPKSVEAFKEALSDCKGVIWNGPMGVFEMEAFAKGTEAIARTLAELTDNGATTIIGGGDSVSAVEKVGVADKMSHISTGGGASLELLEGKELPGIVALNDV, encoded by the coding sequence GTGGCAAAAAAAACGATCGCCAGCCTCAGCGAAACTGACGTTAGTGGTAAACGAGTCTTAGTCCGTGCTGATTTTAACGTCCCGATGAACCCTCAAGGAGAAATTACGGACGATACCCGTATTCGGGCTGCCCTCCCTACCATCAAAGACTTAATCCAAAAAAATGCAAAAGTCATTCTTTGTAGCCACATGGGTCGTCCCAAAGGGGAAGTCAAAGAAAAATTACGTTTGACTCCAGTTGCTGAACGTTTATCCCAGCTTCTCGAACAGGAAGTGGTGAAATGTGATGACTGTATTGGTGACGCAGTTAAACAAAAAATTGATGGCTTACAAAACAGTCAGGTTGCATTATTAGAAAACCTCCGTTTCCATTCTGAAGAAGAAGCCAATGATCCAGAATTTAGTAAACAACTCGCTGCCAATGCTGATGTTTACGTTAACGATGCGTTTGGAACGGCTCACCGCGCTCATGCTTCCACCGAAGGGGTAACAAAACATCTCAGCCCTTGTGTTGGTGGCTATCTCATCGAAAAAGAGCTAGATTACCTCAAAAAAGCCGTTGAAAACCCCCAACGTCCCTTTGCCGCAATTATTGGCGGTTCTAAAGTCTCCAGTAAAATTGGTGTTATTGAAACGTTAATTGAAAAGTGCGATAAGTTGATCATCGGTGGTGGGATGATCTTCACCTTCTTTAAAGCACGAGGAATGAGTGTTGGTAACTCTTTAGTGGAAAACGATAAACTCGATTTAGCAAAGTCTTTAGAAGCAAAAGCAAAAGAAAAAGGGGTAGAAATTATCTTTCCCACTGACGTTATTATTGCTGATAATTTTGCCGAAGATGCAAACACTCAAACCGTTACCGTTGAGAACATCCCGAATAGTTGGATGGGATTAGATATTGGTCCGAAAAGTGTGGAAGCCTTTAAAGAAGCCCTTTCCGACTGTAAAGGTGTGATTTGGAATGGTCCGATGGGTGTTTTTGAAATGGAAGCATTCGCCAAAGGAACAGAAGCCATTGCTCGCACTTTAGCAGAATTGACGGATAATGGCGCAACCACAATTATTGGTGGTGGTGATTCCGTTTCGGCGGTGGAAAAAGTCGGTGTTGCTGATAAAATGAGCCATATTTCCACAGGTGGTGGAGCAAGTCTGGAACTTTTAGAAGGAAAAGAA
- a CDS encoding ABC transporter ATP-binding protein produces MASLRDIIKYYRSFWGASVLSIGAASAFEILDLIVPYAIGQILNVLANQPLDAGIRGLTNLCAQLFNLTLSSTVSLVILLGMIFVVTVVRSPLQPWLAEWFHWAIPLRARQENAKSIFAKILSLPLEFYDENNPGRIARRVTRGLSNHTWTYPEIAGQLIPKLARVLGIFIAIALIEWRIAIVFAISFIAILLYSINDLQKIVRREARLESYMENTDSRTSEIITNIKTVKAFATEGQEMERQRQRLQRELQVVLYRIHRSYVRLSTKQRTVVQSSLFAVLVLTLIPTMRGDISLGHFITTFTVASMAYSELDPISNLAEMFARRYVSMLRFHEFAQMPSSVEAASLDLELPQDNPYKFTGKLALNHVSFGYDPQRPVLQDINLQIEPYQTVALVGRSGSGKSTMAKLLFRYFEPNQGSITIDGTDLRELDVARYRRRLAIVHQEVDIFNGTLLDNLTYGNPQASFSQVEAACKTARVDEFLPELPHGYFTVVGERGVRLSGGQRQRLGIARALVVDPDVLVFDEATSSLDYESERSIQMAMRSLLGTRTLIIIAHRLSTVREADQIVVLDQGKIREIGTHQELLSGGGLYRWLNELQADGELMRDQLA; encoded by the coding sequence ATGGCTTCCCTACGGGATATCATTAAATACTATCGCTCTTTTTGGGGCGCATCTGTGCTGAGTATCGGCGCAGCGAGTGCATTTGAAATCCTTGATTTAATTGTCCCCTACGCGATCGGGCAAATTTTGAATGTTCTCGCCAATCAACCCCTAGACGCTGGTATTAGGGGATTAACAAATCTATGCGCCCAACTGTTCAATTTAACGCTCAGTTCCACCGTTTCCCTAGTGATTTTGCTAGGGATGATTTTTGTGGTGACAGTGGTTCGATCGCCCCTACAGCCTTGGTTAGCAGAGTGGTTTCACTGGGCGATTCCCTTGCGGGCGCGTCAAGAAAACGCCAAAAGCATCTTCGCCAAAATTCTGTCACTTCCTCTAGAATTTTACGACGAAAACAACCCTGGTCGCATTGCGCGACGAGTCACACGAGGCTTATCTAATCATACTTGGACGTATCCCGAAATTGCTGGTCAACTGATTCCTAAACTGGCGCGAGTATTAGGGATTTTTATCGCCATTGCGTTAATTGAATGGCGGATCGCGATCGTGTTTGCCATTTCCTTTATTGCGATTCTGCTGTATAGCATCAATGATCTGCAAAAAATCGTCAGACGGGAAGCGCGGCTAGAAAGCTACATGGAAAATACAGATAGTCGCACCTCTGAAATTATTACCAACATCAAAACCGTTAAAGCCTTCGCGACAGAAGGCCAGGAAATGGAACGTCAACGCCAACGTCTCCAGCGAGAATTACAAGTCGTGCTGTATCGGATTCACAGAAGTTATGTTCGTCTTAGCACAAAACAGCGAACCGTTGTCCAAAGTAGTTTATTCGCGGTATTAGTGCTGACTTTAATTCCTACCATGCGCGGGGATATTTCCCTCGGACATTTTATTACCACGTTTACCGTTGCGAGTATGGCGTATTCGGAACTTGATCCGATTAGTAATCTCGCGGAAATGTTCGCGCGGCGCTATGTTTCCATGTTACGCTTCCATGAGTTCGCACAGATGCCTTCTAGTGTAGAAGCTGCCAGTTTAGACTTAGAACTCCCTCAAGATAATCCCTACAAATTTACAGGAAAATTGGCGCTTAATCATGTGAGTTTTGGTTATGATCCGCAACGCCCCGTTTTGCAAGATATTAACCTACAAATTGAACCCTATCAAACGGTTGCCTTAGTCGGGCGATCGGGATCAGGGAAAAGTACAATGGCAAAACTCCTATTCCGCTACTTTGAACCTAATCAAGGAAGCATTACGATCGATGGCACTGACTTACGGGAATTAGATGTGGCGAGATATCGCCGTCGGCTGGCGATCGTGCATCAAGAAGTTGACATTTTTAACGGAACGTTACTGGATAACTTAACCTATGGCAATCCCCAAGCCAGTTTTTCCCAAGTAGAAGCAGCGTGCAAAACTGCTCGTGTGGATGAGTTTTTGCCAGAATTACCCCATGGCTATTTTACAGTCGTCGGAGAGCGAGGGGTGCGTCTTTCTGGAGGTCAACGTCAACGGTTAGGAATTGCAAGGGCGTTAGTGGTTGATCCTGATGTTCTGGTGTTTGATGAAGCCACCTCCAGTTTAGATTATGAGTCCGAACGATCGATTCAGATGGCGATGCGATCGTTGCTAGGAACTCGCACCTTAATTATTATTGCTCATCGCTTAAGTACAGTACGCGAAGCCGATCAAATTGTGGTTTTAGATCAAGGCAAAATTCGAGAAATTGGCACTCATCAAGAACTTCTTTCTGGAGGAGGATTATATCGCTGGTTAAACGAACTACAAGCCGATGGGGAATTAATGCGCGATCAACTCGCCTAG